One window of the Triticum dicoccoides isolate Atlit2015 ecotype Zavitan chromosome 3B, WEW_v2.0, whole genome shotgun sequence genome contains the following:
- the LOC119279846 gene encoding uncharacterized protein LOC119279846: MDDQAKALADLTAAIAGLTAKIESLHPVVLDLQSWKPSIKQSVEDLRQEVGTLRTQIGDKAPPTSKETAPQHVRLTDLPPLLPDALEVPRPPPLGLLHAGDDHGHGPDGHGIVTDLRGESSGEIQTPRLPPATGTSDSFHYGEHSFSGDHGYQRLPPPPRFDFPLFDGINPKAWRLKCEAYFRVCTLSPDTWVSCAAMYFTDGALTWLQSSQAHLHYQDRGGFAAAIYTQFGREEFQNLLCQFNRLKQTGTIVEYVEQFTQIMHHLLAHHTSWDPAFFVTQFMEGLQHEIRSVVVLHHPQTLDTAVDLACLQEEVMEAFRREHRRPTVLSVSSGNACALARTTLPLPLPPGKQGSGTPVRAMTIVAPPTSIDRRPARTSWQLFGRTAAPRASALPAESDGVESTGALPLSSSMW, encoded by the coding sequence ATGGACGATCAAGCTAAAGCTCTGGCGGATCTTACCGCGGCCATCGCCGGGCTGACGGCCAAGATCGAGAGCCTCCACCCCGTCGTGCTCGATCTGCAGAGTTGGAAGCCCTCCATCAAGCAGTCCGTGGAGGATCTGCGCCAGGAGGTGGGTACCCTCCGCACCCAGATCGGCGACAAGGCCCCGCCCACGAGCAAGGAGACGGCGCCGCAGCATGTTCGGCTCACCGACCTGCCTCCCCTACTTCCTGACGCGCTGGAGGTGCCCCGGCCACCTCCGCTCGGGTTGCTTCACGCTGGTGATGACCACGGTCACGGGCCTGATGGCCACGGCATCGTCACTGATCTACGGGGGGAATCGTCTGGGGAGATCCAAACCCCACGATTGCCTCCGGCCACTGGTACATCTGATTCCTTCCACTATGGCGAGCACTCGTTTTCGGGGGATCATGGGTACCAGCGCTTGCCACCGCCGCCACGTTTCGATTTTCCCCTGTTCGATGGCATAAATCCGAAGGCCTGGCGTCTCAAGTGTGAGGCGTACTTTCGGGTTTGCACCTTGAGCCCAGACACCTGGGTCAGCTGCGCGGCTATGTACTTTACTGATGGGGCTCTCACCTGGCTCCAATCCTCCCAAGCACACTTGCACTATCAAGATAGGGGGGGTTTTGCTGCCGCGATTTACACTCAGTTTGGCCGTGAGGAATTTCAGAATCTCTTGTGCCAATTTAACAGACTTAAGCAAACAGGTACCATTGTTGAATATGTTGAACAGTTCACCCAAATTATGCATCATCTGCTAGCACATCACACTTCTTGGGACCCTGCTTTCTTTGTAACTCAATTCATGGAAGGCTTGCAGCATGAAATTCGTTCCGTTGTAGTTTTACATCACCCACAAACATTAGATACTGCTGTGGATCTTGCATGTTTGCAGGAGGAGGTGATGGAGGCGTTCCGCAGAGAGCACAGACGGCCTACTGTTCTGTCTGTCTCGTCAGGAAATGCTTGTGCTCTGGCACGCACGACGTTACCTCTGCCTTTGCCTCCGGGCAAGCAGGGAAGCGGCACTCCAGTGCGTGCCATGACGATCGTTGCGCCTCCAACATCAATCGATCGTCGGCCTGCAAGGACAAGTTGGCAGCTCTTCGGGCGTACCGCCGCGCCAAGGGCCTCTGCTTTACCTGCGGAGAGCGATGGAGTCGAGAGCACCGGTGCGCTCCCACTGTCCAGCTCCATGTGGTAG